From a region of the Mytilus galloprovincialis chromosome 3, xbMytGall1.hap1.1, whole genome shotgun sequence genome:
- the LOC143068297 gene encoding cryptochrome DASH-like, producing the protein MASKARIAICLLRNDLRLHDNEALSWAFKNADFVVPLYCFDPRHFKGTWHFNLPKTGSHRLKFLLESVSDLRNTLRLKGSNLIVRVGKPEVIVPELVKTLSDVQNLVFHEEVTYEELKVEKALNHSGIDVKTFWGHTLYHKSDLSFSVNNLPDVYTQFRKSVEAKCPVRKIINVDDVKPVPEGLEEGQIPTMEDLGVKSVPVDPRGALNFKGGETVALDRLNHYLWETDKVATYKETRNGMIGADYSTKFSTWLAHGCISPRKIYWEIKRYEQERTANQSTYWVIFELLWRDYFRYVALKYGNQIFYEGGVQNKRIPWKQDKVMFEAWKDGRTGVPYVDANMREMAATGFMSNRGRQNVASFLTKDLKLDWRMGAEWFESQLIDHDVTSNYGNWLYSAGIGNDPREDRKFNMVKQGLDYDPDGEYVRLWVPELEKIKDGSVHHVWTLPNSVLGRAEVSLGETYPNPIVIAPEWSRHTNKKSGRNQGPPQKQNKGIDFYFKGSQKH; encoded by the exons ATGGCATCGAAAGCTAGAATTGCTATATGTCTGCTGCGAAACGATTTAAGATTACATGACAACGag GCACTTTCCTGGGcttttaaaaatgctgattttgtgGTACCACTGTATTGCTTTGATCCTCGTCATTTCAAAGGCACCTGGCATTTCAACTTACCAAAAACAGGTTCCCACAGATTGAAGTTTCTCCTAGAGAGTGTTAGTGATCTCAGAAATACATTGAGGCTCAAGGGGAG CAATTTGATAGTTAGAGTGGGGAAACCAGAAGTCATTGTACCAGAACTGGTGAAGACATTGAGTGATGTTCAGAATTTGGTATTTCATGAAGAG GTGACCTATGAAGAATTGAAGGTTGAAAAGGCATTGAATCATAGTGGAATTGATGTTAAAACATTCTGGGGCCATACTTTATATCATAAAAGTGATCTGTCATTCAGTGTTAACAA CTTACCTGATGTTTATACCCAGTTTAGGAAAAGCGTAGAAGCCAAATGTCCTGTAAGGAAAATTATAAATGTTGATGATGTCAAACCAGTTCCGGAAGGATTAGAAGAAGGGCAGATTCCTACCATGGAAGATTTAGGTGTTAAAT CTGTTCCTGTGGATCCCAGAGGTGCATTAAATTTCAAAGGAGGAGAAACAGTGGCATTAGATAGACTGAACCACTACCTATGGGAAACAGACAAGGTGGCAACATACAAAGAAACTAGAAACGGCATGATTGGTGCAGATTATTCTACAAAGTTTTCAACATG GCTGGCTCATGGCTGCATTTCACCACGTAAAATATATTGGGAGATAAAAAGGTATGAACAGGAACGAACAGCTAACCAATCAACATACTGGGTAATCTTTGAATTGCTTTGGAGGGACTACTTTAGATATGTGGCACTCAAGTATGGAAACCAGATCTTTTATGAAGGAG GTGTTCAGAATAAGAGAATACCATGGAAACAAGATAAAGTTATGTTTGAAGCATGGAAGG ATGGTAGAACTGGTGTTCCATATGTTGATGCAAATATGAGAGAAATGGCTGCTACAGGTTTTATGTCAAACAGGGGGAGACAa aatgTTGCCAGCTTCCTGACAAAAGATTTAAAACTTGATTGGAGAATGGGTGCTGAATGGTTTGAATCTCAACTT ATAGATCATGATGTAACTAGTAACTATGGTAACTGGTTATACAGTGCTGGCATTGGAAATGATCCAAGAGAGGATAGAAAGTTCAATATGGTCAAACAAGGACTAGATTATGATCCAGAT GGAGAATATGTTAGACTGTGGGTACCAGAATTAGAAAAGATAAAAGATGGATCAGTACACCATGTCTGGACACTGCCTAATTCAGTCTTGGGAAGAGCTGAGGTCTCATTGGGTGAAACTTACCCAAATCCTATTGTCATTGCACCAGAATGGAGCAGACACACAAATAAAAAATCT GGTCGAAATCAAGGACCCCCACAGAAGCAAAACAAAGGAATAGATTTCTACTTTAAAGGTTCACAGAAACATTGA
- the LOC143066734 gene encoding ADP-ribosylation factor-like, which produces MLGLDNAGKTIILYKLKLNEVVSTIPTVGFNVETVRHNGLEFTVWDVGAQQKFRAHWRYYFQDACGLIYVVDGNDRERYEIAREELFHVIASDEMRKVPVVVLANKQDLPNSPKPDVLEEALSLQKLKDRKWFIQGTCANSGDGLCEGLNEMAKFVKDFKKTRQSL; this is translated from the exons ATGCTGGGATTAGATAATGCAG GAAAAACTATAATTCTGTATAAACTAAAGCTTAACGAAGTTGTCAGTACCATTCCCACAGTAGGATTTAACGTAGAAACAGTCAGGCATAATGGATTGGAGTTTACAGTGTGGGATGTTGGAGCACAGCAAAAATTCCGAGCCCACTGGCGTTACTATTTCCAAGACGCATGTG GTTTGATATACGTAGTTGATGGTAACGACAGAGAACGGTACGAAATCGCTAGAGAAGAATTATTCCATGTCATTGCATCAGATGAAATGAGGAAAGTTCCAGTCGTTGTCCTTGCTAACAAACAGGATCTACCAA ATTCACCAAAACCAGATGTTTTGGAAGAAGCACTTTCTCTCCAGAAATTAAAAGACAGAAAATGGTTTATTCAGGGAACTTGTGCAAACAGTGGTGATGGTTTATGTGAAGGTTtaaatgaaatggcaaaatttgTAAAAGACTTCAAAAAGACAAGACAGAGTTTGTAG
- the LOC143068298 gene encoding uncharacterized protein LOC143068298, with protein MGILWTKLSETFSYFTETGHCKILLLGLDNAGKTTILYKLKLNEVVSSIPTLGFNVETVTPHKGLEFTVWDVGGQERLRTLWSYYFQDTCGLIYVVDSNDRERYEMAREELFRVIESDGMRDVPVVVLANKQDLPNSPKPDVLAEALSLQKLKDRKWFIQGTCANSGEGLYEGLNEMAKLVKDFKRTRQSW; from the exons ATGGGGATACTGTGGACAAAACTAAGTGAGACGTTTTCGTACTTCACAGAAACTGGACATTGTAAAATTTTACTGCTGGGTTTAGATAATGCAG GAAAAACTACAATTCTGTATAAACTAAAGCTTAACGAAGTTGTCAGTTCCATTCCCACATTAGGATTCAATGTAGAAACAGTCACGCCTCATAAAGGATTGGAGTTTACAGTGTGGGACGTTGGAGGACAGGAAAGACTACGAACCCTATGGAGTTATTATTTCCAAGACACATGTG GTTTGATATACGTAGTTGATAGTAATGACAGAGAACGGTACGAAATGGCTAGAGAAGAATTATTCCGTGTCATTGAATCAGATGGGATGAGAGATGTGCCAGTCGTTGTCCTTGCTAACAAACAGGATCTACCAA ATTCACCAAAACCAGATGTTTTGGCAGAAGCACTATCTCTCCAGAAGTTGAAAGACAGAAAATGGTTTATTCAGGGAACTTGTGCAAACAGTGGTGAAGGTTTATATGAAGGTTTAAATGAAATGGCAAAACTTGTAAAAGACTTCAAAAGGACAAGACAGAGTTGGTAG